The DNA window CGTTCCATCGACATCGGAACTGTTCTCGATCTACGGACACCATCAGCGACGTATCGCCCTCCGTTATCTGTTGGACCACGAGTGTCCGGTTTCGTTGGACGAACTCGCCACGTTCGTCGTCGAACACGAAGCCGTCTGCACTGACGACAGACGATGCGTGTCCATCGAACTGCACCACAATCACCTGCCGCGACTCGACTGCCATGGCTGCATCGAGTACGATATCGACACGAACACCGTGGAGCGCGCGTTCGACGACCCGACGCTCAAAACCGCCTTCGAACGTGCTACTGGTACATTCGGGTGAATGTGAGGTGCGGCGGTAGAGGCCGCACCCGTCAGAGACACATTGCAGTACCGACTGCCTGCTGTGACAGTGAAAACACCGTCCGCAGGCGTTCTCGGAATGTGACTGGTAGGATATATGTCTTTGGTTAATAATTCGGAGTTGTCTATTTATCCTGTATTTCTTCGGACATATAAGCGACCCGACGGGGGAACGAACGCAAGGTTTAGGCGCACTTGTCGAGCAGTGTTCGGTATGGCGATTCACAGCGACTGGGGGGACTGGCTGCCACGCGCGGTCGAAG is part of the Haladaptatus paucihalophilus DX253 genome and encodes:
- a CDS encoding DUF7344 domain-containing protein codes for the protein MVTNTHTNHHDDTRVPSTSELFSIYGHHQRRIALRYLLDHECPVSLDELATFVVEHEAVCTDDRRCVSIELHHNHLPRLDCHGCIEYDIDTNTVERAFDDPTLKTAFERATGTFG